The Streptomyces sp. NBC_00286 nucleotide sequence GACTCGTTGCGGAGCTTCTGCTCCTCGTCCGTCTCGTTCAGGCCGTCGTCGACGATCGAGCCCGCCAGGGGGAGGACGTTGAAGGCGATGGGGCGCTTGTAGACCTGCGGCTCGGGGAAGTCGACCGCCGAACCGTCGTGCGTCAGCTTGTCCGCGTCCGCGATCACCTTCTGCGCCTGGCCGTGCAGCTCGGCCACGCCCGCGAGGCCGGAGCCCGACACCGCCTGGTAGGTGGCCACCACCAGCGCCTCCAGGCCCGCCTCCTCGTGCAGCGGCTTCAGTACCGGCATCGCGGCCATCGTCGTGCAGTTCGGGTTCGCGATGATCCCCTTGGGGCGGTTCACGATCGCGTGCGGGTTCACCTCGGACACCACCAGGGGTACGTCCGGGTCCTTGCGCCAGGCGGAGGAGTTGTCGATCACGACCGGGCCCTGCGAGGCGACCTTCTCCGCCAGCGCCCGCGAGGTCGCGCCGCCCGCCGAGAAGAGCACGATGTCCAGGCCGGAGTAGTCCGCCGTGGAAGCGTCTTCCACCGTCACACCGTCGAGTACCGACCCGGCCGAGCGGGCCGAGGCGAACAGGCGCAGCTCGGAGACCGGGAAGTCCCGTTCCACGAGGATCCTGCGCATGACCGTGCCGACCTGACCGGTGGCTCCGACGATTCCTACCTTCACGGCGACTCCCTCTACCTGTGCATGGCTGCGCGAAATGGGCGGCATTCCATCATGCGTCCCACCCCGGCCCGGCTGTCCAATCCTTTGTGCTCCTGCCCGAGGAGTGGGACGGTGTGCGCCCGCACGACGTGACGTACGTCTCGGTCGAACGTTTTGGCCCGCACCGGCGTCGTAGAAGCAGGGCGAAGGGGAGGGGTGGCTGTGCTGCGCAGAAAAAGCCGCCGCGGCCAGGGGAGCGACGGCCAGATGAGCCACGCTCCGGCGGACGATCCGCTGGACGCGGCCCAGGAACGCCGGGTGCGTGCGGTGCTCGCGCTCGGCGGCGTACCGCAGTCGGACCTGCCGGACGGGGTGCAGCAGGTCCGGCTGCGGCTCCTGGAGCGGGCCGCGAGTGGGGCGGAGGCGCCGCGCGACGTGTCCGCGTGGGCGGCGGTCGTGGCGTCGAACCTGGCGATGGACTGGCACCGGGCCAGGCGACGGCAGGAACGTATCGGGGAACGCCTCGCCGCCCTGCGGCAGTTGGACCATGTGGACGCCTCGGGCGACGACACGAAGGTGCTCTCGCTCGCCGTCGCCCAGGGCCTGGACGAGCTGCCCGACGCCCAGCGGCAGATCCTCGTCCTGCGCTTCTACGCCGATCTGCCGGTCCGCGGCATCGCCGAGGAACTCGGCATCCCGGAGGGCACGGTCAAGAGCAGGCTGCACACGGCGGTCCGCGCGCTGCGCGCCCGCCTGCACGAGGACGAGGTGGTGTGACGTGGCCGGATACGAGGCCGAAGGCGATGCGCGAACCGACGCGCTGCTGGCCGCGATCACCGATGAACCGCTGTCCCAAGAGGCCCTGGACGACCCGGAGTTCATGGCGGAACACCGGTTGGCGGTGGCGGACGTGGCGGCGCTGCGCGAACAGCTGATGTTCATGGGGGAGGCGTTGGCCGCGGAGAGCGAGCCGTCCCAGGCGGAACCCGTGCCGGCCAGGACGGCGAAGCCCGCCAAGCCCGCCAAGCCCGCGCGATCATGGCAGCCCCGGCGCTACGCGGGCCTCGCCGTGGGCGCCCTCGTGATCGCCATGGGCACCACGCTGCTCGGCGGGCTCGTATGGCTCGGCGTACAGAACAGTGGCGGGGGTGACGCCGGCACCAGCTCTGCCGATTCCGCCGCAGGCAAGGCCGAAAGCAGCAGCGGCGAGGACACGGCCACGGACGAGCGGGGCGAGAAGCCGTTCTCACCCGAGCTGTACATCGCCTGCTCGAAGGTCCTCGTCCAAGGGACGGTACTGAGCGTCACGCGTCGTGACGAAGGAGACGTACGGGTCGTACTGGAGGCGAAGCGCTACCTCCGGCCCGAGCAGACGGTGGCCGAACACCCGACCATCGCCGTCAACCTGTCCGACAGTGCGCGCGACCTGAAAGTGGGCGTCGACGCCCTGGTGCGGGTGCCGGTCCACACGCAGGAAGTGCAGGAGTGGAAGGTCGGCCCCGAGGCCGCCGAATTCAGCGAACGGCTCATCGACGCGCTGCCCGGGGCCCACGGCCTGAAGTGCCCGCCCCCGGAGGAGTGACCGAGGGAGACCAAAAGGGGCGGGCGCCCGGTACACACCGGACGCCCGCCCACAGTCGTACAGAGACCGCAGTCAGAGACCGCAGCCATACACCGAACTACTACGGCGTGACCTTCTCGATCAGCACGCTGCCCGTGCCCGCGGCCGTACCGCGCGCGTTCACGAGCTGCACCTTGCCGAAGAACTCGCGGCCCTCGGGCGCCGCGGCAGCCGCGACGATCGAGCCGGAGAACGTGGCCGAGTCGCCCGTGCCGAGCGACACCTGCGTGTCGTCGGTCTCGATCGTGCCGAGCGCGGCGGAGAAGAACACGTCACGGTAGTCGTACTCCGTGGTGCCGCCCGGGACCGCGTAGCCCTGGACCTCCACGGTGTACGTACCGGCGGCGGGCTTGGCGATCGTGACCGACTCCTCCGAGTCGGCGTCGGCCGCGCTGCCCACCTCGTTGCCGGCCGCGTCGAACACGTACAGGTCGAGGTCGGCGTTCGCGACCGACGGGTTGCCGATGGTCACGTTCAGCGACTCGGCGCCTGCGGGCACCTCGACCGTGCTGGTCTGGGTGGCGCCCTCGGCGATGGTCGGCCGCTCGTTCTTGGCGGAGCCGAGCGGGCCGCCCGCGAGCTTGCCCTCGACCGGCTCCAGCTTGTTCGTCACCTTCCAGGAGGCGTCGGTCGGGGTGCCGACCTTGGCCTCGGGGATGGTCACGAGCTCCGGGTCGAAGGTCGCGCCCAGGACGGCGACGTCCAGCTTGTACGGGTTGTCGAGCAGCGGCGACGTACGGCGCGACTCGACCTCGATCTCCCAGACGCCCGGCTGCGGGTCGGTGTACGAGCGCAGGTCGGGGCGGCAGGGCTTGCTGTCCGGGCTGGTGAAGTTGCTGTAGCAGTCCAGCGAGGACGACGACTCGATCTGCACGCCGTACGGGTGGATGGACAGGAACCGGGTCTGGCTCTTGTCCTTCAGCCCGCTCATCCGGACCTCGAGGGTCTTGGCGCCCTCGGGGACGGTCACGAAGTACGAGTCGTTGCTGTTGCGTTGCACCGAACCCGACGCGGAGTAGTCGTACTTCAGCGGGGCCGAGACCACGACCGTCGACATGACCTGGTGGTCGATGCCCTCGGTGCGCGGGTCGTCGACCTCGAGGATGGCGCTCTTGATGCCGGCCGAGGACGGCTTCGCGGAGACCTTCACCGTCACCGGCTTGTTCAGCTCCAGCGACACCTCGTCGGAGCTCTCGATGCGGAACGTCTTGCCGCTGTTGTTCTCCAGGTGCAGCTCGTGCCGCAGCGCGCGGTCCGGGCCGGACGTACGGGTGATCGTGATGTCGTACGTCTTCTTCTGGCCGGCCTTGAGCCCGCCCTCACGGTCGTAGAGGCCGGTGCCGAAGCCCGGGGTCTTGAGCGCCTGGTCGAGGGCGGTGTCGACCGGGGCCTTGACCGCGTACTCGTGCGCCGTGGCGCCCTTCTGGATCGACTTCCACGCGTCGACGATGTTGATCCGGCCCACGCCCTCGGCGTACGCCTGGACACCCTTGATGTGGTCGGCGGTCGACGTCAGCGCGGTGCGCAGCTTCGCGGGCGTCAGGTCGACGCCCTTCTGCTTCGCGGCGGACAGCAGCAGCGCCGAGGCGCCCGCGGCCTGCGGGGAGGACATCGAGGTGCCGTTGAGCATCTGGTAGCCGGGAGGCAGGGTGTAGCCCGCCTCGGGGGCTATGACGCCCGGCATCCAGGTCTGCGCGGTGTTCACCGCGGCGCCGGGCGCGACCAGGGTCGGGGTGAAGCCGCCGTCCTCACGCGGACCGCGCGAGGAGAAGGGGAACAGGTTGTACTTCTTCTTCACGGCCGAGCCGTAGTTGGACGCCCAGGTCTCCTTGGAGACTGCCGCGCCGACCGAGACGACCTTGTTCGCGAGGCCGGGGTCACCGATCGTGTTGGCGCCGGGGCCGGAGTTGCCCGCGGAGATCACCAGCTGGACGCCGTACTCGTCGATGAGACGCGTGTAGAGCTCGGCGCGCGCGTTGTTGCCGTCGTTCAGGGCGGGCAGGCCGCCGATCGACATGTTGACGATGTCGACGCCGCGCTTCGTCACGAGGTCGATCATGCCCTCGGTGAGCGCGACGTTCGTGCAGCCGGCCCCGAAGATGCAGGCACGTGAGGAGACGACCTTGGCGCCGGGCGCCGCGCCGTTCATCTTGCCGCCGAACATCTTGTGGGCGGCGGTGATACCCGCGACGTGCGTGCCGTGCTGGGACTCGATGATGCCGATGTTGACGAAGTCGGCCTTCTTACCGACCCAGTCCCCGCCCAGCGGGTCCATCGGGACGTCCTTGCGGATCTCCACGACGAACGGCTGGCGCTCGGCGACCGGGGTCGCCGGGTCGTCCTTGCCGAAGTAGCCGATCTGGAAACCGTCCTTGTACGGCTTCATGGCGGCGTCGTCCGAGAAGTCGTTGTTGTCGTTCAGGTCGACGCGCGCGGTGCCGGACGCGGCGTCGTACAGCACGCCCCAGCTGTCCGTCTTGTCGCCGTCGCGGTTGACGTCGCCGTTCGCGTCGCCGCCGGCGGTGGCCGACTCGCGGAACCGGCTGACCTTGTACTCGCCCGCCGGGGCCTGCCAGGTCTCGCCGTCCCAGGTGAACACCGGGCCCGTGACCGCGTTCACCATCGGGCGCCAGGTCGCGTCGCCGTCCACGAGCGGGTCGGTCGCGGTCACCCAGTCGACGATCTTGCGCTCGCCGGTGGTGGTCTTCTGCAGCGCCGGGTGGCCGAGGTCGACACCCGTGTCGAGCACACCGATGGTGACGCCGCGCCCGTCAGCCTTCGGGTTCTTCTTCACGAAGTCGACGGCGCCCGTCTCGAAGGACGGGTTGTACGGGTTCTCCGCCGGCGTGTTCTTGTCCGGCGCCGGGTAACGCTTCGCCGAGGCCTCGGCCTTGGCGCCCGAGATGCCCGGAGTCGGGTCCTCGAGGGCGATCTCGTGCCGCAGGTCGATGCCGTGCACGGAGCGGAGCTTCGCGGCGGCGTCGACGGCGGCCTCGGCCCTGGCCGTGGGCACGGTGGCGCGGACGTAGCCGAGTTTGTCGTAAGTGCGGCCAACGGAGCCGCCCTTGACCGCGTCCAGCTGGTCGGCGACCTTCTCGGTCTCACCGGGCGCGGTGGCGATCATCATCGTGACGTTCTTCTCGCCGCTGGCCTTGGCCTCGGCGAGCAGGTCGGCATCGGCCGAACCGAGCTTGTCCTCTGCGGACTTGAGGGCTGGGTCGGTGGTCGCACGGGCGGCCGGGTCGTCCGCGGAGAAGGCCATGGGTATCGGCCCTGCCGCGGAGAGGGCGGCCACCAGGCCCGCGGCCACGGCAATTCTGGCCACGTGTCTCGCGCCTCTGATCGGAGTGCGCTGAGGCTCGGGAGTGGGGGTCATCAGCATCCCTGGTAGGTAAAGGACGAGCATGAGTCCGGTATGTGAACCCGGATGACCGCTCAGCTTTACGTAAGAAATGCATGTTTGGGGAGGGGTGGCAGGTACTCGAGAGTAAGGTGGCGCAATCCCGCCATGCGCCATGGAGTTGATAGGGCGTCATAAGCGGACGCGTCGCATTTGACTTGGTTGCCCACAGGCGGGCGCCCCTTCAGGGACGCGGGGCTGTATCGATGTGCGGTTCCGCCGCGTGGGCTCGACGACTGAGCCCTCTGCGCTGGCCGGCCCCCGAGTACTCACCGTCCCCCACTCTCGGCTCCGCTCGAGCGGGAGGTGCCCCATCCCCTCTCTCCCGTAACGTCAGTGCATGCACAAGGAGTTGAGGGTGGCGGCCTACGCCGTATGCGTGCGGGACGGGCGGGTGTTGCTCGCGCGCTTGGTGGCGGCGGACGGAAGTAAGCGGTGGACACTGCCCGGTGGCGGGATGGATCACGGGGAGGATCCGTACGACACCGTGATCCGCGAGGCCGAGGAGGAGACCGGGTACGCGGTCGAGCCCGTCGCGCTGCTCGGCGTCGACTCCATCCGCCGCAGCTATCCGCGCCGACTCGGCACGGCCGCCGACTTCCAGGGCCTGCGGATCGTCTACGAGGCCCGCGTCACCGGAGGCGAACTCCGCCACGAGACCGGCGGATCAACGGATATGGCGGCCTGGCATCCGCTGGACAAGGTGCCTGATCTGGAGCGGGTCGGGCTCGTCGATGTGGGGCTCGCGCTCTGGCGGGAGCGGCCCGCGGTGGGGCGTACGGCGGGGCTGCCGGTGTCCGAGAAATAGGTTCCGTACCCAGGAAAGTGAACACGGAGTGACCGCCTCCCCTCCGTTCGACGAGGGGTCGGTGGACGCGGAGGGTAACCAAGATCCACGTACGGTGATCGGCGTTGCCCGTTGCCGTTCAGTTAACGCACAGGTCACTCCCGGTGCCAACGATCCATTGTGAGCGGGTAGTTCGCGTCAGCGAACCGCCCGCGACCACTGCTGACGCGTTCGCACTCGGGGAGATCGCGCCATGTCGCGCATACGCTCTGTCGCCACATCCGTTCGTGACCGCCGCGCCTTCCTGGCCGCCACCGGGGCGGTGTCACTCTCCGCGGGTATCGGCTTCGCGCTCCGCCCGGACCGCGGCGGGAGCACCGTCCCCGCCGCCGACCAGGGACAGGCCGTCGCCCTGTCGTCCCGGCAGGCACCCGCCGCGCCCCTCATGCCGTACACCCGCGGCACCACACTCGGCTCCGTCGCGGCGCCGCAGGGCTCCACCGGCTTCCGGCGGCTCGGCGACGGACCCGCCTGGCAGCGCGTCGTCCGCGGCGACCTGGCCGCGCCCAAGGCGGGCCGCGGCGAACGCCGCACCGCGCTCGCCGCGTTCGTACAGTTCACCGACCTGCACATCGTCGACGTACAGCACCCGCTGCGGTACGAGTACCTGCGCGCCCAGACCGCCAGCGCCTGGCGTCCGCAGGAGTCGCTGTCGGTGGCCGGCGCGGTCTCGCTGGTCGAGCGGGTGAACGCGCTGCGCGGCGCCCCGGTCACCGGTTCCCCGCTGCACTTCGTGATGACCACCGGCGACAACACCGACAACAACGCCAAGACGGAGCTGGACTGGTTCCTGAAGACGATGAGCGGCGGCCGTATCACCCCCAACTCCGGTGATCCGAAGGGCTACGAGGGCGTCCAGAACAGCGGACTCAAGTTGTACTGGCAGCCCGACGCGGACGTCCGCGACGGCGACAAGCAGCTCGGCTTCCCGAAGATCGACGGCTTCCTCGCCGCCGCCGTACGCGAACTGCAGAGCCCCGGCCTCAACCTGCCCTGGTACTCCACGGTGGGCAACCACGACTCCCTGCCCGGCGGTTGCTACGCGCCCGGCGACCCCTTCTTCGCCGAGTACGCCGTCGGCGGCAAGAAGCTGATGTCGCTGGACGAGTCGGTCGGCGCCGCCATCTGGAAGAACGTCAAGAAGGGCGGCGACCCCAAGGGCTCCGCCTTCAAGGAGATGCTCAAGTCGCAGGCGCGGAAGATGCGTTCGGTCACCCCGGACGAGGGGCGCGCCCCCTTCACGGCCGCCGAATACCTCCAGGCCCACCTCGACCCGGCGCACACGGGCCCCGGCCCCATCGGACACGGCTACTCGCAGGCGAACCTCGCCGCGAAGACCCAGTACTACACCTTCCGCATCGCGGACGACCTGCTCGGCGTCAGCCTCGACAGCACCGACCCCGGCGGCCACTACGAGGGCTCGCTGGGCACGGCCCAACTGCGTTGGCTGG carries:
- a CDS encoding sigma-70 family RNA polymerase sigma factor; this encodes MAVLRRKSRRGQGSDGQMSHAPADDPLDAAQERRVRAVLALGGVPQSDLPDGVQQVRLRLLERAASGAEAPRDVSAWAAVVASNLAMDWHRARRRQERIGERLAALRQLDHVDASGDDTKVLSLAVAQGLDELPDAQRQILVLRFYADLPVRGIAEELGIPEGTVKSRLHTAVRALRARLHEDEVV
- a CDS encoding NUDIX hydrolase; its protein translation is MHKELRVAAYAVCVRDGRVLLARLVAADGSKRWTLPGGGMDHGEDPYDTVIREAEEETGYAVEPVALLGVDSIRRSYPRRLGTAADFQGLRIVYEARVTGGELRHETGGSTDMAAWHPLDKVPDLERVGLVDVGLALWRERPAVGRTAGLPVSEK
- a CDS encoding TIGR03767 family metallophosphoesterase yields the protein MSRIRSVATSVRDRRAFLAATGAVSLSAGIGFALRPDRGGSTVPAADQGQAVALSSRQAPAAPLMPYTRGTTLGSVAAPQGSTGFRRLGDGPAWQRVVRGDLAAPKAGRGERRTALAAFVQFTDLHIVDVQHPLRYEYLRAQTASAWRPQESLSVAGAVSLVERVNALRGAPVTGSPLHFVMTTGDNTDNNAKTELDWFLKTMSGGRITPNSGDPKGYEGVQNSGLKLYWQPDADVRDGDKQLGFPKIDGFLAAAVRELQSPGLNLPWYSTVGNHDSLPGGCYAPGDPFFAEYAVGGKKLMSLDESVGAAIWKNVKKGGDPKGSAFKEMLKSQARKMRSVTPDEGRAPFTAAEYLQAHLDPAHTGPGPIGHGYSQANLAAKTQYYTFRIADDLLGVSLDSTDPGGHYEGSLGTAQLRWLERTLKTAEQNKEHVIVFSHHTSKTMRNLREDPNHPGERRHGGDEVLALLGSYRSTLAWVNGHSHKNNITPHPAPGNRSFWEISTASHIDFPQLARVIEVVDNHDGTISLFTTLIESAAPHRTDFADLTQTGLAALYRELSFNAPGSRSTLSGDPGDRNTELVLNKG
- a CDS encoding aspartate-semialdehyde dehydrogenase, whose product is MKVGIVGATGQVGTVMRRILVERDFPVSELRLFASARSAGSVLDGVTVEDASTADYSGLDIVLFSAGGATSRALAEKVASQGPVVIDNSSAWRKDPDVPLVVSEVNPHAIVNRPKGIIANPNCTTMAAMPVLKPLHEEAGLEALVVATYQAVSGSGLAGVAELHGQAQKVIADADKLTHDGSAVDFPEPQVYKRPIAFNVLPLAGSIVDDGLNETDEEQKLRNESRKILEIPALKVSGTCVRVPVFSGHSLQVNARFTRPLSVERATELLAGAPGVALSDIPTPLQAAGQDPSYVGRVRTDETVENGLALFVSSDNLRKGAALNAVQIAELVAAELKG
- a CDS encoding S8 family serine peptidase codes for the protein MLMTPTPEPQRTPIRGARHVARIAVAAGLVAALSAAGPIPMAFSADDPAARATTDPALKSAEDKLGSADADLLAEAKASGEKNVTMMIATAPGETEKVADQLDAVKGGSVGRTYDKLGYVRATVPTARAEAAVDAAAKLRSVHGIDLRHEIALEDPTPGISGAKAEASAKRYPAPDKNTPAENPYNPSFETGAVDFVKKNPKADGRGVTIGVLDTGVDLGHPALQKTTTGERKIVDWVTATDPLVDGDATWRPMVNAVTGPVFTWDGETWQAPAGEYKVSRFRESATAGGDANGDVNRDGDKTDSWGVLYDAASGTARVDLNDNNDFSDDAAMKPYKDGFQIGYFGKDDPATPVAERQPFVVEIRKDVPMDPLGGDWVGKKADFVNIGIIESQHGTHVAGITAAHKMFGGKMNGAAPGAKVVSSRACIFGAGCTNVALTEGMIDLVTKRGVDIVNMSIGGLPALNDGNNARAELYTRLIDEYGVQLVISAGNSGPGANTIGDPGLANKVVSVGAAVSKETWASNYGSAVKKKYNLFPFSSRGPREDGGFTPTLVAPGAAVNTAQTWMPGVIAPEAGYTLPPGYQMLNGTSMSSPQAAGASALLLSAAKQKGVDLTPAKLRTALTSTADHIKGVQAYAEGVGRINIVDAWKSIQKGATAHEYAVKAPVDTALDQALKTPGFGTGLYDREGGLKAGQKKTYDITITRTSGPDRALRHELHLENNSGKTFRIESSDEVSLELNKPVTVKVSAKPSSAGIKSAILEVDDPRTEGIDHQVMSTVVVSAPLKYDYSASGSVQRNSNDSYFVTVPEGAKTLEVRMSGLKDKSQTRFLSIHPYGVQIESSSSLDCYSNFTSPDSKPCRPDLRSYTDPQPGVWEIEVESRRTSPLLDNPYKLDVAVLGATFDPELVTIPEAKVGTPTDASWKVTNKLEPVEGKLAGGPLGSAKNERPTIAEGATQTSTVEVPAGAESLNVTIGNPSVANADLDLYVFDAAGNEVGSAADADSEESVTIAKPAAGTYTVEVQGYAVPGGTTEYDYRDVFFSAALGTIETDDTQVSLGTGDSATFSGSIVAAAAAPEGREFFGKVQLVNARGTAAGTGSVLIEKVTP